Genomic segment of Calditrichota bacterium:
CCAGCGCGATATTTTTCAATCCGACATGCCCGTCATTGTTTTTGTTTTGCAAAACCGCTGCGCCACCGAAAATTTTCGCGCGCAGATTTTTCAACTCGCTGCCGCGGTGAATCATTTTTTCGATTAATTTTTCAATGGCGATGTCGCCGTATTTTGGCGACGCCAGACCCACGCCGTTCCAGAACGGCAGCAAATAATGATTGATGCCGCCAATTTTGCGCAGCGGGTCCCACAGGCACACAGCAACGCAGGAACCCAAAATTGTGGTCACCCAAAACGGTTCACCGGAGACAAAAATTTTTCCGGGAAACAGAAAATGTTCTTTTCGTTCCTCAACTGCTGGAAGCGACTGCT
This window contains:
- a CDS encoding chemotaxis protein CheD, whose protein sequence is MIQQSLPAVEERKEHFLFPGKIFVSGEPFWVTTILGSCVAVCLWDPLRKIGGINHYLLPFWNGVGLASPKYGDIAIEKLIEKMIHRGSELKNLRAKIFGGAAVLQNKNNDGHVGLKNIALAKSYLESKAIPVVASDVGGNSGRRIKFNTATGVVLVKKIVKNKQPA